The segment GTCCCACAGCCGATGTCACCGAGTTATATCAACAGAAAGTTACAGtcccattaaacaaaaaaatgtaaaaaaataattttggtagaGATGTCTATTTCTTATTTTATGgacttttctgaaataaaatattcccCACCCCCACGCCGATGTGAAATTTCTGCTGGCTTGTTTACGAAATTGAAGATTTGTGGATCAGTGGGAGTAATGCTGGAGGTTGAACATATTGGTAGAGAAGATGCCAATATAACTTCTAAATTTAAAGCTCCACTTCCATTGGCTGCACTTTTCCCAGGATGCACTTGTCAgacctgagcagccaatcaccaaCCCCAAACATATTTACATGGAGTATGGGATGAAGTCATTGACCCCCGGTGTAAGCAACAACATGGAGTCTCAACAGGGTTCAAATCCAGGGTTCTACTAATGGTGGTGGATGAACTTGGTGAGTATTGGAGActgaggaattggggttcaagaGGACCTGTTACTGTTTCCTCCTGTGTATTGTATTGATCTTCAAACATGGCAAAGAAGGCTGTGAGTTGGTATTTACTCACAAAGTTCAGGAAGAGAAGGCCAATAGATCTTTAGGGCTATAGCGTGCTCATCGTGACCATATGGACCAACTAATGTAACGTACGCATGATAAAAATCTGTGATCCTTCCACTGCAATGTATTCAGAGAAATAATGATAACCAAGTTTTCTTTAATTAGATGTAAATTGATACAcggaaaaaaaatgcatgcatgtgtAAGAATAAACCCCACGAAGATACATAGAGCATACATGCAACTAGATGAATTGGCCTTTAAGGTTAAGAGCAGGAGCTGCTTCAGGGAGGCTGAGCAACCTAAAAAATGGGGGTACTCTGCTGTGTGTGAATTGTAGGACAGTTCCTTTGTCGGGATCATTGGTTTTATGTTGCCGAAGCGGATGCACACCCATGACACGTGGTGGCATTTTTAGTTCCAAACGTTCTCTGATGACCTTTTCTCCACCAGCACTTTCCACATCTCCCCAATAGACTTTTCTGGACCTGAACGATGGTCCCATACTCCAGATATAACTAATTCCACCATTAGTTTGCTTAGTAATGTAGTAAAGTCGTCCTCAATGATATCTTAGCCTGAGATGTCTTATACGTGGCAAGATAAGTTCTCATTGGTCATGATGAAAGCCGACTCACTAAGACCGGTGATAGTCCTCAGTGACCAAGTTCTAAAGACGTCATACTCCTCCAATATGGATGTAGCTTGGTCATCTTTGGCCAGGAAGCGACTTTCATAGATTGCCGGTAGAGCTCAGGTCAGTTTGTCTTCTAAATGGTCACAGATGCAGATTGGATGTACAATATGGGTCTAGTTGATGGACAGGAAGCTCCCTGTCTCAGGTTGTTTGGAGCCCGGTGCTGCTTCTTCAATTACGCCTGTACGAACTGTTTGGAACTCAATATTCTCCCTGAAGGAGATATAAAGCAGAACGTATTACGTTGTCATTCGAGATTCACAATCTACATACAGATATACATTAAAGAGCAATGCTTTGAAGCAATCCTCGCTCTCCTGCTCACTGTTAACTGCTTTACGCAATTGGCTGAGCGGAGGAATGCTTTATTAGAATATGGCTGCTCCTTTATTAGCCAATTACACCCTGGGGGTGGGACTTAGACCAGCGTGTATTAAGTACATTTAGTGTAACATCCAGAAAGGTCAGTTGCAGGGGATTTTGGTTTCTCAGTACTAACCCTGCAGATTCACAAAACATTGAGTAAGTAATTGGTGCATTTATGTATTTCACTGTCTGGAGTTCATGATTATGGAACCAGCACGTATCATGGTAAGTCAGTTCTTCCATCTGTATCTTCATTCCACGTCACCGACTCTACAAATAACATAGCCAGGAGGTGGCCccgtatatttatttattatgttatttgtgtTACCTGATGTTGCTATACAATTGGTGGCTTTCCTTGATTTGGGAATTGTTTGACCAGTTATCTTTAAGCAGGTAGATGAGGATGATCAAAGCAAGGGTAAGGAGAACGAGAAGCCCGATTAGGAGTCCTTTAAGCACCGACACAGATAGATGTCTTTCTGCAAAGAGGCAAAATGGAGAATTTAAGGGGGGCTATAGGACGCATTTAGAAGGTGTAAAGAAGATCccagctgtgattggctgaaacaGATAAGCGTGCAGCCCAACTCCACCTTGAATCCCAGTGTTCTCCCGGCCCTtctcagctgggcgcaccacctggcacttttcagtaaacagtGGGTGTTTTTTAGTGGTTACCAAAAGaagttgggtcactatacaggCGCTGCCACCTGcgtacagcttcttcccacccagcttcaatACAATTCAGGGTTCAACACTGAATCCCTGTGGACTAGCGAAGCTATCCATTACTGTTGGTGAGCAGAGAACAGGCCAATCACAGCGTTGAATATTATAACTCCCCAAGGTCCAGAGCACCTGATTGGCCCCAGGAATGAACTGAATGGTTATTCTGGTCCCTATATTTGTATTGGTGTATTGTCTTTGCTCTATCACCATACCTGAGATCATAGAGGAGAAGCTCTGCACGGGACGGGTGGTACCTGGATTCATACAAAAGTACGATATATTAGATAAAGGTAAAGACGGCACTAACACAGCCTACAGGTTATATTCtacagtattattataatattaataaacagtatttatatagcaccaacatattatgcagcgctgtacaattaaatagaaatagcaaatgacagatacagacagtgacaccggaggagcaGAGggccctgaccagaagagcttacaatccaggagattACAAATATATTAGGTTTCTGCTATTTGGAGATATTGATACTTGATTTATGGTTGTCCATACACACTGACTTGCTTTAGGTATTTTTTGGGGACACCAATGGTGAATTTATAATTTCCCAGGTCCACCCATCTGTTGTAGATTTCCATTATACAGAAGAATCGGACTTCACATTTGATGGTTTAGATGACTTCTTATGGCTCACAAAGGCAATAGAGCAGTGTAAAGGGTTAGAACCTCAGCCATTACTTTGCATTGTTTAATAATAGTTCTATATTTTAGGTAATATCAGTGATCTCCGGGACAGGGAGGGAGGAAAACCCCTATAACCCCCTCATATTTCTTCATTTGTGTGTTCTAAGCTAAACATAATGCCGGAGGTCTTCTTTCATTAGAAACAAAGATGATCATATACCTGTAGTCCGTGTTCCCTGCGATGTTTGTGTTGGGCTGGTGACATNNNNNNNNNNNNNNNNNNNNNNNNNNNNNNNNNNNNNNNNNNNNNNNNNNNNNNNNNNNNNNNNNNNNNNNNNNNNNNNNNNNNNNNNNNNNNNNNNNNNNNNNNNNNNNNNNNNNNNNNNNNNNNNNNNNNNNNNNNNNNNNNNNNNNNNNNNNNNNNNNNNNNNNNNNNNNNNNNNNNNNNNNNNNNNNNNNNNNNNNNNNNNNNNNNNNNNNNNNNNNNNNNNNNNNNNNNNNNNNNNNNNNNNNNNNNNNNNNNNNNNNNNNNNNNNNNNNNNNNNNNNNNNNNNNNNNNNNNNNNNNNNNNNNNNNNNNNNNNNNNNNNNNNNNNNNNNNNNNNNNNNNNNNNNNNNNNNNNNNNNNNNNNNNNNNNNNNNNNNNNNNNNNNNNNNNNNNNNNNNNNNNNNNNNNNNNNNNNNNNNNNNNNNNNNNNNNNNNNNNNNNNNNNNNNNNNNNNNNNNNNNNNNNNNNNNNNNNNNNNNNNNNNNNNNNNNNNNNNNNNNNNNNNNNNNNNNNNNNNNNNNNNNNNNNNNNNNNNNNNNNNNNNNNNNNNNNNNNNNNNNNNNNNNNNNNNNNNNNNNNNNNNNNNNNNNNNNNNNNNNNNNNNNNNNNNNNNNNNNNNNNNNNNNNNNNNNNNNNNNNNNNNNNNNNNNNNNNNNNNNNNNNNNNNNNNNNNNNNNNNNNNNNNNNNNNNNNNNNNNNNNNNNNNNNNNNNNNNNNNNNNNNNNNNNNNNNNNNNNNNNNNNNNNNNNNNNNNNNNNNNNNNNNNNNNNNNNNNNNNNNNNNNNNNNNNNNNNNNNNNNNNNNNNNNNNNNNNNNNNNNNNNNNNNNNNNNNNNNNNNNNNNNNNNNNNNNNNNNNNNNNNNNNNNNNNNNNNNNNNNNNNNNNNNNNNNNNNNNNNNNNNNNNNNNNNNNNNNNNNNNNNNNNNNNNNNNNNNNNNNNNNNNNNNNNNNNNNNNNNNNNNNNNNNNNNNNNNNNNNNNNNNNNNNNNNNNNNNNNNNNNNNNNNNNNNNNNNNNNNNNNNNNNNNNNNNNNNNNNNNNNNNNNNNNNNNNNNNNNNNNNNNNNNNNNNNNNNNNNNNNNNNNNNNNNNNNNNNNNNNNNNNNNNNNNNNNNNNNNNNNNNNNNNNNNNNNNNNNNNNNNNNNNNNNNNNNNNNNNNNNNNNNNNNNNNNNNNNNNNNNNNNNNNNNNNNNNNNNNNNNNNNNNNNNNNNNNNNNNNNNNNNNNNNNNNNNNNNNNNNNNNNNNNNNNNNNNNNNNNNNNNNNNNNNNNNNNNNNNNNNNNNNNNNNNNNNNNNNNNNNNNNNNNNNNNNNNNNNNNNNNNNNNNNNNNNNNNNNNNNNNNNNNNNNNNNNNNNNNNNNNNNNNNNNNNNNNNNNNNNNNNNNNNNNNNNNNNNNNNNNNNNNNNNNNNNNNNNNNNNNNNNNNNNNNNNNNNNNNNNNNNNNNNNNNNNNNNNNNNNNNNNNNNNNNNNNNNNNNNNNNNNNNNNNNNNNNNNNNNNNNNNNNNNNNNNNNNNNNNNNNNNNNNNNNNNNNNNNNNNNNNNNNNNNNNNNNNNNNNNNNNNNNNNNNNNNNNNNNNNNNNNNNNNNNNNNNNNNNNNNNNNNNNNNNNNNNNNNNNNNNNNNNNNNNNNNNNNNNNNNNNNNNNNNNNNNNNNNNNNNNNNNNNNNNNNNNNNNNNNNNNNNNNNNNNNNNNNNNNNNNNNNNNNNNNNNNNNNNNNNNNNNNNNNNNNNNNNNNNNNNNNNNNNNNNNNNNNNNNNNNNNNNNNNNNNNNNNNNNNNNNNNNNNNNNNNNNNNNNNNNNNNNNNNNNNNNNNNNNNNNNNNNNNNNNNNNNNNNNNNNNNNNNNNNNNNNNNNNNNNNNNNNNNNNNNNNNNNNNNNNNNNNNNNNNNNNNNNNNNNNNNNNNNNNNNNNNNNNNNNNNNNNNNNNNNNNNNNNNNNNNNNNNNNNNNNNNNNNNNNNNNNNNNNNNNNNNNNNNNNNNNNNNNNNNNNNNNNNNNNNNNNNNNNNNNNNNNNNNNNNNNNNNNNNNNNNNNNNNNNNNNNNNNNNNaaaaaaaaatctcactgacCCAAACAGGCCAGCTGGCAATTTATATCTCTGTAAAAATCAAAGCATTCCACACTATAGCTTATAACTATAGCTCAAATATCACCCCCTTGGAAAGCCCAAAATGTCCCAATGCTTGCTATAAATTAGGGTTTGCAGGATGGGGCTGAGATGTAGAGAACAGAGACCCTGCTTGAGGGATATCTCACCTCCTTCAATGGACCCTGAAGgacaaaaaacagaacttttggGTCCTGATGGACAACTCCCCTTAAAAGATGCAAAACGCGTTAGTTTTCTCCTTGGAAATTTGTATaactaatgataaaaaaaagacttgggGTGAACATTGTACATATTTAGGACTTTAACCACAAGGTAAGAGGGGTATAAATGTCCAGAGCAGCTTTTATTGGACTTcccacccctgaggaacccttgctaaaaccaatttattggctTGAAACCCTGAAGgacaaaaaacagaacttttggGTCCTGATGGAGAACTCCCCTTAAAAGATGCAAAACGCGTTAGTTTTCTCATtggaaatttgtatttaaaatctcTAAATGATTTTGGATCCAGCGTGACTGAtgtatatacctctatatacctTCCTGAGTATGATTTGTCATGATATTTTGATTAGCGAAGTGGATGGAAAGGACCTCATGGTCAAGGACCCAATCTAGAATGGAGGAGATACTACATATTCTGCATTTCCTGGGAGAGAATTCACTAATGataactaatgataataaaaagttttgaggTGAACATGGTCAGACCCCAGAGCACTCACAATCTTGGATTTTCAGCCTGGTGGTAAGACTCATGTCACTGGTTCTGGTGCGGCATTTGTACTCTCCGTTGTCTCTCTGGGACGCCGATGGAATGGTGAAATCTCGCTGAGTGATATTCAGAACTTTATCATCTTTGTACCAGTAATAGGTCTGGTTGTCTTGTGCGGCAGATCCAGCATCACATGTCAAAGTCACGAAGTCTCCGGATAATATATTTCCCCAGCTAGGTGTGAAGGTCTCTACGGGTCTGACACTGGCTGCAAAAACATACATTGTAAGTGAATCTGTGCTCGATACTCCCTGATATCTTGTCTTACAACCCTCTCTAGATGAATAGGGTATATGAGAATAGGAGTGGTCATTTCTCGGCAGGACCAGCAGTCTGTGGCACAGGTCAAGTGTTATATGGGTTAAAATCCCCCTTTTAAGACCCACAATCATGACCTTTAGCACCATGGAAAACACCCTCCTTCCAACCAATCCATGAAGCACCATGGTGGTGGTTATCATTTAGCCTATATAAATATTCCTCTACCATAAAAAAGTTAGTGGGACCCCAAAGCCAAAGATTTCTGGTACTTCACTTGGATATACTAATAATGAGTCAGGCGTGTTTTTCAAGCATATATTGAATATTTAGGACTTTAACCACAAGGTAAGAGTGGTATAAATGTCCAGAGAAGGTTTTATTGGACTTcccacccctgaggaacccttgcattgattttcaggtctcagagaaccctttctaaaaccaatttattggctAGAAACCCATCATAGAGCTTTGGAGCTGGCTCTATCAGAAGAtgttggctccagaactatgGTGGCACCATCAAATAGGAGATAAaccagccacagtttgaggaactccTAGTAACTTCTAAAGGAACTATTGGGTTAAACAGAAACCTTGGTTGAAATTGTTGATCTTTGTAATGTAGCTTTAATCTATTAATCTGTCATTTTAACCCAAACTCAATAATATCGAAACTAAAGTATAGtgataggtgtgatggtcagatgtccacatGCTTTAGGCCATAGCATGCATTGGAACGGTTTTAGCAAACTGAGTCCTATCTGGACCTGCTGGGACTTTACCAACCCCCAACCCCATGTTTATGGGAAACTACTATTTCAGGGAATGCCTGTAATAACACAATCAGAGAATTAGATATTCAAGCACAGTGGAAAAGCACACAATGCAAAAGTCACGACTTACCTCTCACAGTTATATGAGTTTCAGCCGACattgttttgaaatatttaaaatactcaaAATAGCCTAAAAATTTGGATTGAAGTTGCTGAGTGCATTTGTATTTCCCGGTTGCTCGTCTGTCTACCTTTTCAATATGGAACTCAACTTAGGAGAGTGAAAAGAATATTTCTTTATCGTCTTTGAAGAATGTTGTATTCACGGCACGTAAGAAACGTCTGGTGTGACATCTGAGGGTCAGGGGGTCCCCTACGTAGATGGAGGTGGGCCTCTGAAGGACCAGAAAttctgaaagataaaaaaagtttatagccCTCTAATAGTCCATGGACATTAAAGAGTGATGTAAAGCACTATTTTCATCCAGTGGTAAGAGTGGGAAATGAAGAACGGGAGGCTCCCTGTTAAGTCCTCCCTATTAGGATACCACAGCTAGCATTCATATTAGTTGTTTAGTATTCCGTCACATATTGTGTGACTTGGGCGATGAAAATCTAGAATCTGTACTTGGCTTATGTTCACCTAATGGTGggcaaacaccatcaatggctaaTGAGGTAATACCTACCTCCAAATGCCTAGGGGGTCTCTTTTTGCCAAATTGTAACTGCTGAAAAAACTTTATAATCACAGGACATGGCATTGAACTGGGAGCACCAATTGTTATTTGCCTATTGTCTTTGGCCAACCCACTGTTCTCTTTCCCCGCCATTTTGTAAATGAGTTACCAAGCTACCTGGCCATCACCATGAAAAAGGAACACTGAAACCCTGACTACAGAGAGGACTAAGATGTGAAGGTGGAAAATATCTAGAACGTTGTGACCCACCTTCTTCAACCTCCAATTTGACAGGGTCACTGATATCGCTGGTGCTGGTCCGGCACTGGTAATATCCACTGTCTCTCATGACATTGGCATACTTCAACGTAAAGGTCTGCTGTTCATTAATGATCCCTTGATTGTTTCGGTACCAGTAAAAAGTCTCCTTCTCTTGTTCTGGAGATGCCACATTACAGGTTAGAGTCACAGTGTCATCTTGCAGGATATTCCTCCTGTTTGGTGTGAAAGTCACCATAGGCTTGACCACATCTTCTACAAGACACAAATTAAAAAGTAAGGAACCTATGGAATTCAGTGATTTTATAAGTCTTATGGACCAGAGAATTAGATACATTGCTTGTTATTTTGTAACACTAGGGGAAGTCATAGTCTGTTACCAATCCCCCCCacagatcatctgctcagcatgctgcagcatcacctgcaccCCTGTAGCCCTGAATTTTCCACcattctctgcatcccctgcagaAAAatttaggctgtgcacagctgaaggggattctggagtagATGCTGAAGCCAATCTAAAGATTGTTTAGTCCTGTTTTGCATTGGCTCTTGGGTCTTTTTAAACCTCTTCAGTTTCAGacccaggttgctggatcctcagtgcacttcCTGCGGCCCTGCCCACTAGTCTTCTGTTTGGATTTTCAGTGTTTGACCTCGCCTTGCCTGTTGCCTGCCCAGACCTTGGCCTGTTCCCTGACCTTGctttgcctgccgcctgccctgaccttggcctgtcgCCATTTTGTAAATGAGTTACCAAGCTACCTGGCCATCACCATGAAAAAGGAACACTGAAACCCTGACTACAGAGAGGACTAAGATGTGAAGGTAGAAAATATCTAGAACGTCGTGACCCACCTTCTTCAACCTCCAATTTGACAGGGTCACTGATATCGCTGGTGCTGGTCCGGCACTGGTAATATCCACTGTCTTTCATGACATTGGCATACTTCAAGGTAAAGGTCTGCTGTTCATTAATGATCCCTTGATTGTTTCGGTACCAGTAAAACATCTCCTTCTCTTGTTCTGGAGATGCCACATTACAGGTTAGAGTCACGGTGTCATCTTGCAGGATATTCCTCCTGTTTGGTGTGAAAGTCACCATAGGCTTGACCACATCTTCTacaagacacaaaataaaaagtaaggaaCCTATGGAATTCAGTGATTTTAAGCTGcgagtacacacttgcaatttttgtcgttggaaaggatctttcacgatcctttccaacgacaagggactgcacgatgcatgaacggtgctgtacatacattgcctgccgcctgccctgaccttggcctgtccCCTGACCTTGCCTTAcctgttgcctgccctgaccttggcctgttcccTGACCTCACCTTGCCTGTTGCCTGCCCAGACCTTGGCCTGTTCCCTGACCTCGCCTTGCCtgtcgcctgccctgaccttggcctgttcccTGACCTCGCCTTGCCTGTCGCCTGCCTAAACCTTGGCCTGTTCCCTGACCTTGCCTTGCtgtcgcctgccctgaccttggcctgttcccTGACCTCACCTTGCCtgtcgcctgccctgaccttggcctgttcccTCACCTTGCCTTGCCTATTGCCTGCCCAGACCTTGGCCTGTTCCCTGACCTCACCTTGCCTGTCGCCTGCCTAAACCTTTGCCTTTTccctgaccttgccttgcctgccgcctgccctgaccttggcctgttcccTGACCTCGCATTGCCtgtcgcctgccctgaccttggcttgttccCTGACcctcgtccggacgatggacgacaccgactgtacacacggcagattttcacccgataattggccgattatcgggcgataaaaatctgacgtgtgtacggggctttaTGGACCAGAGAAATAGATACATTGCTTGTTATTTTGTAACACTAGGGGAAGTCATAGTCTGTTACCGATCCGCCcgcagatcatctgctcagcatgctgcagcatcacctgcaccCCTGTAGCCCTGAATTTTCCACcattctctgcatcccctgctgaAAAatttaggctgtgcacagctgaaggggattctggagtagATGCTGAAGCCAATTTAAAGATTGTTTAGTCCTGTTTTGCATTGGCTCttgggcctttttaaacctcttCAGTTTCAGACCAagattgctggatcctcagtgcacttcCTGCGTCCCTGCCCACTAGTCTTCTGTTTGGATTTTCAGTGTTTGACCGCCTTGCCTGTCGCTTGCCCAGACTTTGGCCTGTTccctgaccttgccttgcctgtCGCTTGCCCAGACCTTGGCCTGTTccctgaccttgccttgcctgtCTCCTGCCCAGACCTTGGTCTGTTCCCTGACCTCGCCTTGCCTGTCGCCTGCCCAAACCTTGGCCTGTTCCCTGACCTCGCCTTGCCTGTCGCCTGCCCAGACCTTGGTCTGTTCCCTGACCTCGCCTTGCCTGTCTCCTGCCCAAACCTTGGCCTGTTCCCTGACCTcgccttgcctgctgcctgccctgaccttggcctgttcccTGACCTCGCCTTGCCTGTCCCTTGCCTGTCTCCTGCCCAAACCTTGGCCTGTTCCCTGACCTCGCCTTGCCtgtcgcctgccctgaccttggcctgttcccTCACTTTGGCCAGTCCAGCTCCCTCGACTTGACTCACTGCTTTCCCACCTTATCACCATTTCCAAGCAGAATTCTTCTGATTCCTGTCACCTCCTGGTGGGGAGAACCTGAGGGACACAACCTGGTGACCCCCTTGCAGCAAAacagtctggtggccactagggtcaccggcccattaCTCCTTGTGGGGTGCACTAGTGATGTCCTGGGGGTCACCTAAATTGAACCATGCCTTGTAAGGGTTTttcttcctctagatcaactgtGCGTACAGATTTCTATCTGGAATGAGTAGGTTTTCTAGTATGTCTTCACTGTAAACACAACTTTTTGACACTAATAATATGTTTTAGGTATAggaaatcaaaatatttattgttctttgcACATTGTATTGCTATGAGACactgaaaaagtaacaaaaaaacaaaaaacgaaatAAATAAGCAAGaggagaagagaaggagagaatTACTTGGAACTGATTAGGGTTAACTAAAtgctactttctttttttttaataacttttactgccgcctgccctgaccttggcctgttcccTGACCTCCCCTTGCCTGTCGCCTGCCCAGACCTCGGCCAGTCCAGCTCCCTTGACTTGACTCACTGCTTTCCCGCCTTATCACCATTTCCAAGCAGAATTCTTCTGATTCCTGTCACCTCCTGGTGGGGAGAAcctgagggccacaacctggtgacccccttgcagcaaagtagcctGGTGGCCACTGGGGTCACCGGCCTATTACTCCTTGTGGGGTGCACTGGTGATGTCCTCGGGGCCACTTAGATTCCGCACCTCCGGTAATCCcttgtcacctgccagggggaggTAACCCGTAATATAGTCACTAGGAGCTCATCATTGTGTATTAAGCGTCTGCAATGACACCAGAAcctgatccagggaatatccaaaTGCCTTGGGAATCAGGATGGCATTTTATCCCGTCAGAGCAAATGAACCATGCCTTGTAAGggtttttcttcctctggatcaactgtgcgtACAGATTTCTATCTGGAATGAGTAGGTTTTCTAGTATCTTCACTGtaaacacaacttttttctttaaataaaatgacactaataatatgttttaggtataggaaatcaaaatatttatttttctttgcacattgtATTGCTATGAGACactgaaaaagtaacaaaaaaaataaaaaaaatgaaataaataagcaagaggagaagagaaggagagaatTACTTGGAACTGATTAGGGTTAACTAAAtgctactttctttttttttaataacttttaggttCAAGATTTGTATAAAACATATTAGATCATCCGGAATTGTAAATGGTGTACCAATAAATCACAACGTACCTCCTACGTAGACGAAGGTTAGAGAAATCCATCCAAGGAAATAATTTAACTCATGTAAGCGCATGTGCTGAATTTTATCACATCTGTAGGTCCCGGTTGTGTTTCTGTCGACTTTATCAAAGTGGAGCTCTGAGCCATTAAATGACAAATCTATCTCTTCATCTTCCTTGTAGAAAGTTGTGTTTATCCAAGATGGTGAGCTGTAACATCTGAGAGTCAGGGGGTCCCCTTCGTGAATGTAGGGGGGTTTCTGGAGAATAACTTcatctaaaacacaaaataaatattccagACATTACAAAGCTGAAAAGGAAAGCGTTTGTAagaaggagctgacactccaatgtccttCTATTGTCACACACTGTTATCATACATGTGTATAAGTCTAACAGacactgcagtgctgtacactgaGCTAGTCTCATCAGTTTCTGGGCTCAGGAGCTAACAACCTAATGTTCCCCCATAATCATACACTAATATTATTTCTCACCATTAGTAACATCTAACCACATAGGGTCACTAAAGTCACTGGTACTGGTCCGACATTGGTACTCTGCATTGTCATTCTCCTCTGAAGCTGATTGGATGGTGATGTTCTGCTGATGGTTGCCCATTGGTTCCTCATCTTTGTACCAGTAAAACGTCTCATTCTCTGGTGTTGCAGTGTCGATGTTGCATGTTATGGTCACCGAGTCCCCCCATTGGATACGTCTCCATGGTGGGGTAAAAGTCACCACAGGCTGTACGAGGTCTACAGGAACACAAAATGAATGTGGATATTGAAACCTAATGTTAGATCATCTGACCagcagcatcctcagcttccctttagctgtgcagagatttactttttttagcatcccctgcactttctccaaggctgtgctcagctgaagTGTATTTTAGGAAACGCAGGCAATTAGTCAATGAGCAGAGTAGtactggttccaaccttgtcctgctattggctgctagctgcATTTATACCTGATTCTAGGATATGGTTACTGGATCCCCAGCTTTGTTACTTGTGAGTTGCTCACTCACTCCTGCCATTTCGTCTCCTTTTGGATCcacttgtctgccgcctgccctaaGCCTGTAACTGGATTACGCTTGTTTGCCGCATGTTCTGTCCATCAGTCCGCCAGGACTCTACCTCCTGCTGTCATCTAACTGAGTTCTTGATCTGTGCTGACCCGGGCCCTTTGTCCCGCTCACCCTTGGTGGGGAAAGTCCTGGGCCTGCGACCTGGTGTTCTTCCATggcaaagtagtccggtggcccttagggtcactggcccatcatcccttgcggggtgctctggtgaagaccgggagacacttagactccgcGCCTCAGGTAATACCGCATCACCTGCTAGAGG is part of the Pyxicephalus adspersus chromosome 12, UCB_Pads_2.0, whole genome shotgun sequence genome and harbors:
- the LOC140342332 gene encoding uncharacterized protein (The sequence of the model RefSeq protein was modified relative to this genomic sequence to represent the inferred CDS: added 42 bases not found in genome assembly) produces the protein MIVGLKRGILTHITLDLCHRLLVLPRNDHSYSHIPYSSREGCKTRYQGVSSTDSLTMYVFAASVRPVETFTPSWGNILSGDFVTLTCDAGSAAQDNQTYYWYKDDKVLNITQRDFTIPSASQRDNGEYKCRTRTSDMSLTTRLKIQDFSAPTSDMYTSGTSDVTSPTQTSQGTRTTGTTRPVQSFSSMISERHLSVSVLKGLLIGLLVLLTLALIILIYLLKDNWSNNSQIKESHQLYSNIRENIEFQTVRTGVIEEAAPGSKQPETGSFLSIN